GACGGGTCATGAAATCACACGTGAAATACCTCTGGTTCAAGACCGAAAAACGACGGATGTACACCAACATCACTGGCGAGGTGGAGGCGGCTCTGGCCGAGAGCGGCATCCGCGAGGGGATGGCCCTGGTGAGCGCGATGCACATCACTGCGGGCGTCTACGTGAATGATGCGGAGGACGGGATAATCCAGGATATCGACGAGATGCTGGAGCGGCTGGCCCCGCGCGGGCCCGACTACAATCACCACAACACGGGCGAGGACAACGGGGACGCCCATCTGAAAAGCATCCTGGTCCACCACCAGGTTATACTGCCGGTAACGGCGGGCAAGCTGGACGTGGGCCCCTGGCAGCAGGTCTACTATGCCGAGTTTGATGGCTGCCGCAGGAAGCGGGTGATCATTAAAATAATCGGTGAGTGAGGCTTGGGGCGGGTTTGACGCCTCAGCGCTCCCTGAGCAGCTCCAGGTCCAGTTCGTAGAAGGGTGCGGCCAGCTTGCGCGCCTGCGGGATCAGCCTGCTCTTGACCGAATCCACCCGCTCGCTGTACCATTTCCGCCCGGCTGCGTAGTCGAACCCACGCACGCTGAAGATGTAGAACAGCCAGTAGACCGGGTCGGCCATTTGCGCCAGGCCGTCCGCGTTGGACAGGCAGACCTGCTCGGCGGTTCCCTCGCTCAGGCCCAGCGGCGCGGAGTGGGTGCGTATCGCTCCCTGCACCCGCTCGATCCAGTCCGGCCCGTGGCCGTCCCGTTCCAGTATCTCCCCGGCCAGTTCCGCCCCGCGCTCGGCGTGCGCGGCCAGACAGGAGAAATCGAGCACCGCGGCCAGGTCGTGCAGGTAGACCGCGGCCAGCAGGATGTCCCGGTCCGCGCCCAGGCTGCCGGCAAGCTGAAGGGCGAAACGTTCCACGAGCAGGATATGACGCTCGAAGAAAGCCGGCCCGAAACGGTTGGCCGGTTCGTTGCATTTCTGCTGGATCAGCTCGCGGTAATTTTTAACCATTATCGGGTCGCCTGCACGCAAAAAGCGTTCAATTGAAAGTTCTATGCGTTCAATCCGCCGGAATTTCCAAACCGTATAAAACTGTCGACAAACTTGAAAGCCGTCTCTCACTTCCCGCTGCCGGACGGGCTGTCCACCAGGCGGATGAACACGCTGCCGATCTCGGCCCCGTTGTAGGAGGCCACGATCGGGTATTCCACCCCGCGGCCGTCCGTGCTGAACCGCGCCAACAGGCCCGAGCCGGTGGGGATCTTGTAGCCCCGGTCCTCGCCCGTGTTGTTGCGGGTGTCCCCGACAAAA
This sequence is a window from bacterium. Protein-coding genes within it:
- a CDS encoding secondary thiamine-phosphate synthase enzyme YjbQ — its product is MKSHVKYLWFKTEKRRMYTNITGEVEAALAESGIREGMALVSAMHITAGVYVNDAEDGIIQDIDEMLERLAPRGPDYNHHNTGEDNGDAHLKSILVHHQVILPVTAGKLDVGPWQQVYYAEFDGCRRKRVIIKIIGE
- a CDS encoding HD domain-containing protein — its product is MVKNYRELIQQKCNEPANRFGPAFFERHILLVERFALQLAGSLGADRDILLAAVYLHDLAAVLDFSCLAAHAERGAELAGEILERDGHGPDWIERVQGAIRTHSAPLGLSEGTAEQVCLSNADGLAQMADPVYWLFYIFSVRGFDYAAGRKWYSERVDSVKSRLIPQARKLAAPFYELDLELLRER